From the genome of Geobacter sp. SVR, one region includes:
- a CDS encoding thioredoxin domain-containing protein: MKSSLQGGQNRVTSGILWLAVIAGFALSLMDLLEICTEACSENAKYTIFGLNFGLFGLAFFATVLVILAVRNRLPIARLILSLLLFGAAGAELHFIWLQKYEIGKWCPICLTIAATVYLGCGVLLYESLRSKTVKNRFNRIAVMIVALVVGTITATFGVVRESQAALDFYLGNEKSPVTVYFISDWFCPVCRKVEPRIAQIYSQVASDARVAFIDYPIHAETNNFTPYNLQFLAFEKEKYPKLRAALATLAMKTKTPTAEQVQEVVAPLGVTLRQMNYADILYGLQTNLTTYRGFGVTATPSVVVTHSKTGRKKILVGDKQITLQAIQSALLEVGKK; this comes from the coding sequence ATGAAATCCTCTCTTCAAGGGGGGCAGAACCGGGTGACTTCGGGAATCCTCTGGCTTGCTGTCATTGCAGGCTTTGCTCTGTCACTTATGGATCTTCTTGAAATCTGCACCGAGGCATGCAGCGAGAACGCAAAATATACCATTTTCGGACTTAATTTCGGCTTGTTCGGACTGGCCTTTTTTGCGACTGTGCTGGTGATTCTTGCCGTTCGAAACCGGTTGCCCATTGCGCGCTTGATCCTGTCGCTGCTACTGTTTGGCGCTGCCGGGGCTGAACTGCATTTTATCTGGCTGCAAAAGTACGAAATCGGAAAGTGGTGCCCTATCTGTCTGACCATTGCGGCGACAGTCTACCTGGGCTGTGGTGTCCTGCTATATGAATCATTAAGGAGTAAAACAGTGAAAAACAGATTCAATCGTATTGCCGTCATGATCGTGGCGCTTGTTGTGGGCACTATCACCGCCACATTCGGTGTTGTCAGAGAGAGCCAGGCAGCTCTTGATTTTTACCTGGGCAACGAAAAGAGTCCGGTGACAGTCTACTTCATCAGTGATTGGTTCTGTCCTGTCTGTCGAAAGGTGGAGCCTCGTATCGCGCAGATTTATAGCCAGGTGGCTAGCGATGCCCGTGTAGCCTTCATCGACTACCCAATCCATGCGGAGACTAACAACTTCACCCCGTACAATCTGCAATTTCTGGCTTTTGAAAAAGAGAAGTACCCAAAACTGCGCGCCGCCCTGGCAACACTTGCAATGAAAACAAAAACTCCGACGGCCGAACAGGTTCAAGAGGTGGTAGCTCCACTTGGTGTTACTTTGCGGCAGATGAACTACGCTGACATCCTTTACGGCCTTCAGACCAACCTCACTACCTATCGAGGCTTCGGCGTCACTGCCACCCCTTCAGTAGTAGTGACGCACTCTAAAACCGGGAGGAAAAAGATCCTTGTCGGCGACAAGCAAATAACACTTCAAGCTATCCAGTCTGCGCTTCTTGAGGTTGGCAAAAAGTAG
- a CDS encoding thioredoxin family protein gives MKSVLRLSFVTVAFLLFPVFSFAAGLPSANVFTIRAALASGKPTVADFGARSCIPCKRMAPILEELNNELKGKANVLFSDLNESRDVASPYRIQMMPTQIFFDAKGKEVKRHIGFLDKADILKELTAAGMK, from the coding sequence ATGAAGTCTGTTCTCCGATTATCTTTTGTCACTGTAGCATTCCTTTTGTTCCCTGTTTTTTCTTTTGCCGCCGGACTCCCCTCAGCCAACGTATTTACCATCCGTGCTGCCCTGGCCTCGGGTAAGCCGACTGTGGCTGACTTTGGCGCCCGCAGTTGCATCCCCTGCAAAAGGATGGCGCCGATTCTGGAAGAACTGAACAATGAGCTTAAAGGCAAAGCCAATGTTCTGTTTTCCGACCTCAACGAGTCTCGGGATGTGGCAAGTCCATATAGAATCCAGATGATGCCGACGCAGATTTTTTTCGATGCCAAAGGCAAGGAAGTAAAGCGGCATATCGGCTTCTTGGACAAAGCTGACATCCTGAAAGAACTTACGGCCGCAGGGATGAAATGA
- a CDS encoding MarR family winged helix-turn-helix transcriptional regulator, producing MELFIEQLRILFRRYSHLNASCCDECCGEQVSMTHCSILREVSRRPGSSMQQIAEELGVDITTFSRQVKKMEAKKLVIRRASPYDRRVSLLDLTPAGVEVLCSIDNYIAKRTAGIFERMSRFEQETVARSLEFLNDSMATTGKSDRNQDINIVCCK from the coding sequence ATGGAGCTGTTCATAGAGCAATTGCGGATACTTTTCCGACGCTACAGTCATTTAAATGCCTCATGTTGCGACGAGTGCTGCGGCGAGCAGGTCTCCATGACTCATTGCAGTATACTTCGTGAAGTGAGTAGACGCCCCGGCTCATCAATGCAGCAGATAGCCGAGGAGTTGGGCGTGGATATTACCACATTCAGCCGCCAGGTTAAGAAAATGGAGGCTAAAAAACTCGTAATCAGGCGAGCTTCACCCTACGACCGGAGGGTAAGCCTTCTGGATTTGACCCCTGCAGGAGTTGAGGTATTATGCTCGATTGACAATTACATCGCAAAACGGACTGCAGGAATATTTGAAAGAATGAGTCGTTTTGAGCAGGAAACGGTGGCACGCTCACTGGAGTTTTTGAATGATTCCATGGCTACCACTGGCAAGTCAGACAGGAACCAAGACATTAATATTGTATGTTGCAAGTAA
- a CDS encoding class I SAM-dependent methyltransferase, which translates to MFWHKPFNDFVMRMRDKGIPARIHLWKGTEVDLGHNPRVTIKVPSIKALQHLLNPSLDTLGHAYVEGEIDVEGRIADVVDIAARLAESASEKVGKTSRVLEIVHHTRKIDAEAIAYHYDVSNEFYSLWLDPGMVYSCGYFCNEDDPLEAAQVQKIDRILRKLSLRPGDRLLDIGCGWGALVMRAAEKFGAKAVGITLSRNQYELAKERIRDAGLTDRCEVRLEDYRDVTGKFDRISSVGMFEHVGLNNLRGYFDKIHTLLEDDGIVLNHGITSTDPESGESPWGGGSFIDRYVFPHGALPHISLALKEMGAAGLEPVDVESLRRHYSMTLKHWTERFEAVGDQLRTMVGEKRWRIWRVYLAGCAYGFTRHWISVHQILAVKAGAAVLPLTRDYMRCNCIAPQPKKV; encoded by the coding sequence ATGTTCTGGCACAAGCCATTTAATGATTTCGTTATGCGAATGCGCGACAAAGGCATTCCCGCACGTATTCACCTCTGGAAAGGCACTGAAGTAGATCTGGGCCACAACCCGCGCGTAACAATAAAAGTTCCTTCGATCAAGGCATTACAGCATCTTCTCAATCCTTCCCTGGACACACTCGGGCATGCGTATGTGGAGGGGGAGATCGACGTGGAGGGCCGGATCGCGGATGTGGTAGATATCGCTGCGCGGCTTGCCGAGAGTGCCTCTGAGAAAGTCGGAAAGACATCCCGAGTCCTAGAGATTGTACACCATACCAGAAAGATAGACGCTGAAGCCATCGCCTACCATTATGACGTATCGAATGAGTTCTACAGCCTCTGGCTCGACCCCGGCATGGTGTATTCATGCGGATATTTTTGCAACGAAGACGACCCTTTGGAGGCGGCTCAGGTACAGAAAATTGATCGTATCCTCCGAAAACTCAGTCTGCGCCCTGGTGACAGGCTGCTTGATATCGGTTGCGGCTGGGGTGCACTGGTCATGCGAGCTGCGGAAAAATTTGGCGCAAAAGCGGTGGGTATCACCCTGTCCCGCAACCAATACGAACTGGCGAAGGAAAGAATCAGAGATGCAGGTCTCACGGATCGTTGCGAAGTGCGCCTTGAAGACTATCGGGATGTCACAGGCAAGTTTGACCGTATCTCCAGCGTCGGTATGTTCGAGCATGTTGGGCTCAATAATCTGCGCGGGTACTTCGACAAAATTCATACATTGCTGGAGGATGACGGCATAGTTTTGAACCATGGCATTACCTCTACAGATCCTGAATCCGGTGAATCCCCTTGGGGAGGTGGGAGTTTCATCGACCGTTACGTATTCCCTCACGGAGCACTGCCGCATATCAGCCTGGCACTTAAAGAGATGGGGGCTGCCGGGCTTGAGCCGGTGGACGTGGAAAGTCTGCGTCGTCACTACTCCATGACCCTAAAACACTGGACGGAACGGTTCGAGGCGGTGGGAGATCAGTTGCGGACTATGGTTGGCGAAAAACGTTGGCGAATCTGGCGGGTCTACCTGGCCGGATGCGCCTACGGGTTCACTCGCCATTGGATATCAGTTCACCAAATTTTAGCAGTCAAGGCAGGTGCAGCTGTATTGCCGCTGACGCGCGACTATATGCGCTGCAACTGTATCGCCCCGCAGCCCAAAAAGGTTTGA
- the arsD gene encoding arsenite efflux transporter metallochaperone ArsD — protein MKIEIYDPAMCCSTGVCGPSVDPELVRIQEVLRQIQKQVPEVQVLRYGLTSNPEVFIVNSAVAELLQNEGPECLPLLFVDGMFILKGQYPGNEQLRLILKNRGFSVTLEEDKQASRCCGPGCC, from the coding sequence TTGAAGATTGAAATTTACGACCCTGCAATGTGCTGTTCAACCGGGGTATGCGGACCAAGCGTCGATCCTGAACTGGTTAGAATCCAAGAGGTGTTGCGCCAGATACAGAAGCAGGTTCCGGAAGTTCAGGTTCTGCGCTACGGGCTCACCTCAAATCCGGAGGTTTTTATCGTCAACTCCGCTGTGGCCGAACTGTTGCAGAACGAGGGGCCGGAGTGTTTGCCGCTCCTGTTTGTGGACGGGATGTTCATCCTCAAAGGACAATACCCAGGGAATGAACAGTTAAGATTAATACTTAAAAACCGTGGATTTAGTGTAACACTGGAAGAGGATAAACAAGCATCACGATGCTGCGGTCCAGGTTGCTGCTGA
- a CDS encoding beta-ketoacyl-ACP synthase III, producing the protein MFYSQVLSTGSGIPGRVVTNDYFSYLVEDADNWISSRTGIRERRFVAPDEATSDLATRAARNAMERGGITPAELDCIIVGTSTADMILPATACMVQKNIGAVNAFAFDMNAVCSSFIYAVEIADNFIRSGKYRKILVIGADTYSKILDFQDKTTCPLFGDGAGAVILGVTEERKGIIQSIVKSDGKGWELIQVASSGSRKPITVETIAMRENTFKMEGKPVFVFATDIIPKIIEEVTAKAGITPDQLDHIIPHQANIRIIDFISKKLGFPKNKFLLNLDRYGNTAAASVGLVLDESLRNGVIKTGEKVLMMGFGGGLSWGGILIQF; encoded by the coding sequence ATGTTTTATTCACAGGTTCTCTCAACTGGTTCGGGTATTCCGGGCAGAGTGGTTACAAACGATTACTTTAGTTACCTGGTTGAGGATGCTGACAATTGGATTTCCTCCAGAACCGGAATACGGGAAAGGCGTTTTGTTGCTCCCGATGAGGCGACCTCAGACTTGGCAACCCGTGCCGCGAGAAACGCCATGGAACGAGGTGGAATTACCCCGGCTGAACTTGACTGCATTATTGTTGGCACATCTACTGCTGACATGATTCTTCCTGCTACCGCATGTATGGTTCAAAAGAATATCGGGGCTGTCAATGCCTTCGCATTTGACATGAACGCAGTCTGCAGCAGCTTCATCTATGCCGTTGAAATTGCCGATAATTTCATTCGGTCAGGTAAATACAGGAAAATCCTTGTTATTGGCGCCGACACCTACTCAAAGATCCTCGATTTTCAGGACAAGACTACCTGTCCATTGTTTGGAGACGGTGCCGGTGCGGTAATTTTAGGGGTGACGGAAGAACGGAAGGGAATTATTCAGAGCATCGTCAAGAGCGACGGCAAGGGGTGGGAACTCATCCAGGTCGCTTCTTCGGGCTCCAGGAAGCCGATCACAGTCGAAACCATCGCTATGCGGGAAAACACCTTCAAGATGGAAGGAAAGCCGGTCTTTGTTTTCGCCACCGACATCATCCCGAAAATTATCGAAGAAGTAACCGCCAAAGCCGGGATAACACCCGACCAGCTTGATCACATCATACCCCACCAGGCAAATATCCGGATCATCGATTTCATCTCTAAGAAACTCGGGTTCCCCAAAAACAAGTTTCTCCTCAATCTCGACCGCTATGGCAATACTGCAGCAGCTTCAGTAGGATTGGTGCTTGATGAGAGCCTCCGTAACGGCGTGATCAAGACAGGGGAAAAGGTACTGATGATGGGATTCGGCGGCGGTTTGTCCTGGGGTGGAATACTTATCCAGTTTTAA
- a CDS encoding cytochrome c biogenesis CcdA family protein — MLDYCITTLQNAASQPIGLFFALLLGTVSAATSACCTLPAMGILIGYSGARQEKNHRAAVSSVIFFTVGTVLSLMIIGGIAGFVGQTAQLSLGGYWKIFAGIIAILFGLVTLKLLPFKLPASSSTLSTNRIGKLRPAAAGLLLGGGLAACSLPCNPGIFIVLGAAILQGQVIWAILLLAMYAIGFSIPLGAVLLGVSLGKTALLSQNADKAIRWVSGCILLIAGFYLLVTF, encoded by the coding sequence ATGCTTGACTATTGTATCACAACGCTGCAAAACGCGGCTTCCCAGCCGATCGGGCTGTTCTTTGCCCTGCTGCTCGGCACAGTGAGCGCAGCCACCAGCGCCTGCTGCACGCTGCCGGCAATGGGGATACTTATCGGCTATTCAGGGGCGCGGCAAGAAAAAAACCATCGAGCGGCTGTCAGTTCTGTCATATTTTTCACTGTGGGCACAGTCTTGTCTTTGATGATTATCGGCGGCATCGCCGGTTTTGTCGGCCAGACTGCGCAACTATCTCTGGGTGGGTACTGGAAAATATTTGCCGGCATTATCGCGATTCTCTTTGGTCTGGTGACTCTGAAGCTGCTCCCCTTTAAACTCCCTGCGTCAAGCAGCACACTGTCAACAAACCGCATCGGCAAGCTCAGGCCGGCTGCAGCGGGGCTGCTCTTAGGCGGCGGCCTCGCAGCATGTTCTCTCCCCTGCAATCCTGGCATTTTCATTGTGCTCGGCGCGGCGATCTTACAGGGGCAGGTAATATGGGCGATACTCTTACTTGCCATGTATGCAATCGGTTTCAGCATCCCGCTAGGAGCTGTTTTACTGGGAGTTTCTCTGGGTAAAACCGCACTACTATCACAAAATGCTGACAAAGCCATCCGCTGGGTTTCAGGGTGTATCCTCCTTATCGCTGGATTCTATCTCCTGGTAACTTTTTAA
- the arsD gene encoding arsenite efflux transporter metallochaperone ArsD yields MKIEIYDPAMCCSTGVCGPSVDSELVRIQETLRQIQKQAPEVQVVRSGLTSDPQAFVANSVVAELLKSEGPECLPLTFVDGELASKGKYPGNEQLQAILNRAGITVKMTEKKRATGCCGPGCC; encoded by the coding sequence ATGAAGATTGAAATTTATGACCCTGCAATGTGCTGCTCAACTGGCGTCTGCGGACCAAGCGTCGATTCTGAACTTGTCAGAATTCAGGAAACGCTACGTCAGATTCAGAAACAGGCGCCGGAAGTCCAGGTTGTGCGCTCCGGCCTCACCTCAGATCCGCAAGCCTTTGTTGCCAACAGTGTCGTTGCTGAGCTTCTGAAAAGCGAAGGACCCGAATGCCTGCCTCTCACCTTTGTTGATGGTGAACTGGCCAGTAAGGGTAAGTATCCGGGCAATGAACAACTCCAGGCAATCCTGAATCGAGCTGGAATCACTGTGAAGATGACCGAGAAGAAAAGAGCCACTGGTTGCTGCGGTCCCGGCTGCTGCTAA